A portion of the Pleuronectes platessa chromosome 15, fPlePla1.1, whole genome shotgun sequence genome contains these proteins:
- the LOC128457156 gene encoding mesenteric estrogen-dependent adipogenesis protein isoform X1, protein MAPDKTSPRRMTVTEVEVFLRDPPAGFTVEEAPGSGYRVRSDPERVLVLIDDFQCCRGKIVFQNSPGRKVKLHDLWEYTSMRKSLLSKRIYLLTSACQEPFSAGHNKAANEVRVLQQYVVSIDGSDPLIKWQLERGLDWTISSVAGESYRVDIDLAETLENWAAKNIHMESDKLLRVEPVWRDASFTLKYYSDALFDFPHWFGFSKRNFKVIDSYSSHFIFNLFLDSSACSGFSNLSTLLVSLQLRLT, encoded by the exons ATGGCGCCAGACAAAACGTCCCCCCGCCGGATGACAGTGACGGAGGTGGAGGTGTTTCTGCGGGACCCCCCAGCTGGTTTCACCGTGGAGGAGGCCCCAGGTTCGGGTTACCGAGTCCGCAGCGACCCGGAGAGGGTCCTGGTGCTCATCGATGACTTCCAGTGCTGCAGAGGGAAAATAGTTTTCCAGAACTCGCCAGGAAG GAAAGTTAAGCTGCACGATCTGTGGGAGTACACCAGCATGAGAAAGAGCCTCCTGTCCAAGAGGATCTATCTGCTGACGTCTGCCTGCCAGGAACCCTTCTCAGCCGGCCACAACAAGGCAGCGAATGAAGTGAGAG tgctgcAGCAGTACGTGGTGTCCATCGACGGCAGCGACCCTCTGATCAAGTGGCAGCTGGAGCGAGGCCTGGACTGGACCATCTCTTCTGTCGCTGGAGAAAGCTACAGGGTGGAT ATCGACTTGGCCGAAACGCTTGAAAACTGGGCGGCAAAAAACATCCACATGGAAAGTGACAAACTACTGAGAGTGGAGCCCGTGTGGAGAGACGCCTCCTTCACCCTCAAGTACTACTCGGACGCCCTCTTTGATTTCCCTCACTGGTTTGGCTTCAGCAAGAGGAACTTTAAGGTAATTGACTCGTATTCTTCTCATTTCATATTTAATCTATTTCTGGATTCGTCAGCATGCTCAGGCTTCTCTAACCTTTCAACTCTGCTCGTATCTCTGCAGTTGAGACTGACATGA
- the b3glctb gene encoding beta-1,3-glucosyltransferase isoform X1 — translation MSLREVTAGCKLFTALLLILGPPAEDRHTGCAHALEQQEPAARGAAELEEVVFVIQSQRNSYHARRGVQRRAEILQQAAELGQVVPVVLLLHELSAFAGDWSILPALPHLSATFGQSASWFFFIEEETRVSLAALLQVLHRYQVHEEWFLGKRLHDSEASIIHHYAFSEDPSSFGYPDPAAGWALSTPLLHRLTERIQHGSLKSDFTIDLKHEIALFIWDEGKGPKLTAVPEFCTEPRANCATTFTTYLPNCGGSVSKDDVFVAVKTCQKFHRERVPVVKATWESDAGFLEYYSDVIDASIPTISLGVPNTERGHCGKTFAILRRFLRDTGPKADWLLIVDDDTLISLPRLRRLLRCYDPKEAVSLGERYGYSLINHGYSYTTGGGGMVLSRPAVSRIVSSGCRCYTDDAPDDMVLGRCFTSLNVPITHSPLFHQARPDDYNHTLISLQQAISFHKHWNVDPVAVYRLWLQETPPRDEL, via the exons ATGTCGCTCCGGGAGGTGACGGCGGGATGTAAACTGTTCACTGCCCTGCTTCTGATTCTGG GTCCCCCTGCTGAAGACAGACACACTGGCTGTGCTCAT GcgctggagcagcaggagcccgCTGCACGCGGAGCTGCTG AACTCGAGGAGGTGGTCTTTGTGATCCAGAGCCAGAGGAACTCCTACCACGCCCGTCGAGGGGTTCAGAGGAGGGCGGAGATTCTGCAGCAGGCGGCTGAACTTGGACAG gTTGTTCcggttgttcttcttcttcatgagcTGTCGGCGTTTGCAGGGGATTGGAGTATCCTGCCTGCGCTTCCCCA TCTCTCTGCCACATTCGGCCAATCAGCTTCCTGGTTTTTCTTCATAGAAGAGGAAACCAGAGTCTCACTGGCTGCTCTGCTGCAGGTGCTCCACAGGTATCAAGTCCACGAG GAATGGTTTCTGGGTAAACGGCTCCATGACAGCGAGGCTTCCATCATCCACCATTATGCTTTCTCTGAAGACCCCAGTTCCTTTGGTTACCCTGACCCAGCAGCAGGCTGGGCTCTCAGCACCCCCCTGctccacag aCTCACTGAGCGGATCCAACACGGGAGTCTGAAGTCAGACTTTACCATCGACTTGAAGCATGAG aTTGCTTTGTTTATTTGGGACGAAGGAAAAGGTCCAAAGCTGACAGCAGTTCCAGAGTTTTGCACAGAGCCGAGAGCAAACTGCGCTACCACATTTACAACCTACCTGCCTAACTGT GGAGGTTCGGTCTCGAAGGATGACGTATTTGTTGCTGTGAAAACTTGCCAGAAATTCCACAGGGAGCGAG TGCCAGTGGTGAAAGCAACATGGGAGAGTGACGCCGGGTTTCTGGAGTATTACAGCGACGTCATTGACGCCTCGATACCCACCATCAGCCTGGGAGTGCCCAACACCGAGAGAG GACACTGTGGGAAGACATTTGCCATCTTGAGGCGGTTCCTTAGAGACACTGGGCCAAAGGCTGACTGGCTTCTCATTGTTGATGACGATACACTCATCAG TTTACCCAGGTTGCGGCGACTGCTGCGCTGCTATGATCCAAAGGAAGCGGTGAGCCTCGGGGAGAGGTACGGCTACAGCCTGATTAACCACGGATACAGCTAcaccacaggaggaggagg gaTGGTGCTAAGTAGGCCTGCAGTCTCCAGGATCGTCTCCAGTGGTTGTAGATGCTACACTGATGATGCTCCTGACGACATGGTGCTGGGCCGGTGCTTCACTTCCCTCAATGTCCCCATCACACACAGTCCACTGTTCCACCag
- the b3glctb gene encoding beta-1,3-glucosyltransferase isoform X2, which produces MSLREVTAGCKLFTALLLILGPPAEDRHTGCAHALEQQEPAARGAAELEEVVFVIQSQRNSYHARRGVQRRAEILQQAAELGQVVPVVLLLHELSAFAGDWSILPALPHLSATFGQSASWFFFIEEETRVSLAALLQVLHRYQVHEEWFLGKRLHDSEASIIHHYAFSEDPSSFGYPDPAAGWALSTPLLHRLTERIQHGSLKSDFTIDLKHEIALFIWDEGKGPKLTAVPEFCTEPRANCATTFTTYLPNCGGSVSKDDVFVAVKTCQKFHRERVPVVKATWESDAGFLEYYSDVIDASIPTISLGVPNTERGHCGKTFAILRRFLRDTGPKADWLLIVDDDTLISLPRLRRLLRCYDPKEAVSLGERYGYSLINHGYSYTTGGGGMVLSRPAVSRIVSSGCRCYTDDAPDDMVLGRCFTSLNVPITHSPLFHQVQWMAEHYGQGAFLQSSSSWTNKLHIQMTSE; this is translated from the exons ATGTCGCTCCGGGAGGTGACGGCGGGATGTAAACTGTTCACTGCCCTGCTTCTGATTCTGG GTCCCCCTGCTGAAGACAGACACACTGGCTGTGCTCAT GcgctggagcagcaggagcccgCTGCACGCGGAGCTGCTG AACTCGAGGAGGTGGTCTTTGTGATCCAGAGCCAGAGGAACTCCTACCACGCCCGTCGAGGGGTTCAGAGGAGGGCGGAGATTCTGCAGCAGGCGGCTGAACTTGGACAG gTTGTTCcggttgttcttcttcttcatgagcTGTCGGCGTTTGCAGGGGATTGGAGTATCCTGCCTGCGCTTCCCCA TCTCTCTGCCACATTCGGCCAATCAGCTTCCTGGTTTTTCTTCATAGAAGAGGAAACCAGAGTCTCACTGGCTGCTCTGCTGCAGGTGCTCCACAGGTATCAAGTCCACGAG GAATGGTTTCTGGGTAAACGGCTCCATGACAGCGAGGCTTCCATCATCCACCATTATGCTTTCTCTGAAGACCCCAGTTCCTTTGGTTACCCTGACCCAGCAGCAGGCTGGGCTCTCAGCACCCCCCTGctccacag aCTCACTGAGCGGATCCAACACGGGAGTCTGAAGTCAGACTTTACCATCGACTTGAAGCATGAG aTTGCTTTGTTTATTTGGGACGAAGGAAAAGGTCCAAAGCTGACAGCAGTTCCAGAGTTTTGCACAGAGCCGAGAGCAAACTGCGCTACCACATTTACAACCTACCTGCCTAACTGT GGAGGTTCGGTCTCGAAGGATGACGTATTTGTTGCTGTGAAAACTTGCCAGAAATTCCACAGGGAGCGAG TGCCAGTGGTGAAAGCAACATGGGAGAGTGACGCCGGGTTTCTGGAGTATTACAGCGACGTCATTGACGCCTCGATACCCACCATCAGCCTGGGAGTGCCCAACACCGAGAGAG GACACTGTGGGAAGACATTTGCCATCTTGAGGCGGTTCCTTAGAGACACTGGGCCAAAGGCTGACTGGCTTCTCATTGTTGATGACGATACACTCATCAG TTTACCCAGGTTGCGGCGACTGCTGCGCTGCTATGATCCAAAGGAAGCGGTGAGCCTCGGGGAGAGGTACGGCTACAGCCTGATTAACCACGGATACAGCTAcaccacaggaggaggagg gaTGGTGCTAAGTAGGCCTGCAGTCTCCAGGATCGTCTCCAGTGGTTGTAGATGCTACACTGATGATGCTCCTGACGACATGGTGCTGGGCCGGTGCTTCACTTCCCTCAATGTCCCCATCACACACAGTCCACTGTTCCACCag
- the LOC128457156 gene encoding mesenteric estrogen-dependent adipogenesis protein isoform X2, which yields MAPDKTSPRRMTVTEVEVFLRDPPAGFTVEEAPGSGYRVRSDPERVLVLIDDFQCCRGKIVFQNSPGRKVKLHDLWEYTSMRKSLLSKRIYLLTSACQEPFSAGHNKAANEVRVLQQYVVSIDGSDPLIKWQLERGLDWTISSVAGESYRVDIDLAETLENWAAKNIHMESDKLLRVEPVWRDASFTLKYYSDALFDFPHWFGFSKRNFKLRLT from the exons ATGGCGCCAGACAAAACGTCCCCCCGCCGGATGACAGTGACGGAGGTGGAGGTGTTTCTGCGGGACCCCCCAGCTGGTTTCACCGTGGAGGAGGCCCCAGGTTCGGGTTACCGAGTCCGCAGCGACCCGGAGAGGGTCCTGGTGCTCATCGATGACTTCCAGTGCTGCAGAGGGAAAATAGTTTTCCAGAACTCGCCAGGAAG GAAAGTTAAGCTGCACGATCTGTGGGAGTACACCAGCATGAGAAAGAGCCTCCTGTCCAAGAGGATCTATCTGCTGACGTCTGCCTGCCAGGAACCCTTCTCAGCCGGCCACAACAAGGCAGCGAATGAAGTGAGAG tgctgcAGCAGTACGTGGTGTCCATCGACGGCAGCGACCCTCTGATCAAGTGGCAGCTGGAGCGAGGCCTGGACTGGACCATCTCTTCTGTCGCTGGAGAAAGCTACAGGGTGGAT ATCGACTTGGCCGAAACGCTTGAAAACTGGGCGGCAAAAAACATCCACATGGAAAGTGACAAACTACTGAGAGTGGAGCCCGTGTGGAGAGACGCCTCCTTCACCCTCAAGTACTACTCGGACGCCCTCTTTGATTTCCCTCACTGGTTTGGCTTCAGCAAGAGGAACTTTAAG TTGAGACTGACATGA